A region from the Rosa rugosa chromosome 6, drRosRugo1.1, whole genome shotgun sequence genome encodes:
- the LOC133716188 gene encoding uncharacterized protein LOC133716188: MGIEAFEMSLVLVLLTILTFSATSSATDHIYNVGDNVPLFVNKIGPLNNPRKQWTEVEVRDRNCDFKAKNSLYTALSKKERVRISHCDTTKQAWDLLQVTYEGNKKVRGQKFQRLILEFENMQMEEDESIDDFHARLMNVTRWLKANLDGAFDSSTNTGGIGVVVRDSEGLIVGGSCCKVSSVSAPVVVEALAGRAACAWAVEFNQAPIIFESDCLQLVNSLKSEEEDHSMIGRVVDDILVHLASIPSSFFQHVYKESNLEAHKLAKLALYSNVFANWKGSIPSTIRSLVTISATDPLSGIHEAVILAKCPLIEKSTRHDDMQRWEMAPYIEAIDSQLSSYFIIRRCCDVLRIRWESTRSHTKERALMMMETLVQGIKEPSPGVADRIPFCYGIYIPTVSALRKEYGELCVRCGLIGEAVKIFEDLELWDNLIFCYRLSHVRYHIKNSLLEKKAAAVELIKTRLSETPNDPRLWCSLGDVTNDDACFKKALEVSNDKSARAKRSLARSAYNRGEYRTSKLLWQSAMALNSLYPDGWFALGAAALKDGDIEKALDGFTRAVQLDPENGEAWNNIACLHMIKGKSKEAFMAFREALKFKRNNYQLWENYSHVALDVGNVAQALEATRKVLDLTNNKRIDAELLERIMTEVESMASPTTNSAMTDDGDNFPVSGTTNAESDVGKSREAEHLVEFLGKVLQQVHFTSTCASLTQICVYFVVNMHLSPITLFLFIDL, from the exons ATGGGCATTGAAGCTTTTGAAATGAGTCTTGTATTGGTGCTCTTGACGATCCTTACATTCTCAGCAACATCTTCAGCCACTGATCATATCTACAATGTAGGAGACAATGTCCCCCTGTTCGTCAACAAAATTGGTCCTTTGAACAACCCCAG GAAGCAGTGGACTGAAGTGGAAGTTCGTGACCGAAATTGTGATTTTAAGGCTAAAAATTCATTATACACAGCTTTATCCAAGAAAGAAAGGGTGAGAATCAGCCATTGTGACACCACTAAAcaagcatgggatcttcttcaggtcacttatgaaggaaataaaaaggttAGAGGTCAGAAGTTTCAGAGACTTATCTTGGAGTTTGAGAACATGCAAATGGAGGAGGATGAATCAATAGATGACTTTCATGCTCGTCTTATGAACGTGACAA GGTGGCTTAAGGCAAATTTGGATGGAGCATTTGATAGCAGTACTAACACGGGAGGTATCGGTGTTGTAGTACGTGATTCTGAAGGGCTGATTGTGGGTGGCTCTTGTTGTAAAGTTTCATCAGTTAGTGCTCCTGTTGTTGTTGAGGCTCTTGCTGGGAGGGCTGCATGTGCTTGGGCTGTGGAGTTCAACCAAGCACCTATTATTTTTGAAAGTGATTGTCTTCAGTTGGTCAATTCTTTGaagtctgaagaagaagatcatTCCATGATTGGGAGGGTGGTTGATGACATTTTGGTCCACTTAGCTTCTATTCCTAGTTCTTTCTTTCAACATGTTTACAAAGAGTCCAATTTGGAAGCACACAAGCTTGCAAAGCTTGCGTTGTATTCTAATGTGTTTGCTAATTGGAAGGGTTCTATACCTTCCACCATTCGAAGCCTT GTAACTATATCTGCTACTGACCCTCTGAGTGGAATCCATGAGGCAGTGATCCTGGCTAAATGCCCTCTAATTGAGAAGAGCACGCGACATGATGACATGCAGA gatgGGAAATGGCTCCATACATCGAGGCAATTGATTCTCAGCTATCATCATATTTTATT ATACGACGATGCTGTGATGTCCTACGTATTCGGTGGGAGTCGACACGTAGTCACACAAAGGAACGTGCATTGATGATGATGGAAACATTG GTTCAGGGTATCAAGGAGCCCTCTCCAGGAGTGGCAGACAGGATTCCTTTCTGCTATGGGATTTATATCCCTACAGTTTCAGCCTTGCGGAA GGAATACGGTGAACTTTGTGTCCGCTGTGGTCTGATAGGAGAGGCAGTCAAAATTTTTGAGGACTTGGAATTATGGGATAATCTGATATTCTGCTATAG ATTGAGTCATGTGAGATATCATATTAAAAACAGCCTATTGGAGAAAAAAGCAGCAGCTGTTGAACTGATCAAGACACGGCTTTCTGAAACACCTAATGACCCCAGGTTATG GTGTTCATTGGGTGACGTTACTAATGATGATGCCTGCTTTAAAAAAGCCCTAGAAGTTTCAAACGATAAGTCGGCTCGGGCTAAG CGGTCTCTTGCACGCAGTGCATACAACAGGGGGGAATATAGAACATCAAAACTTCTGTG GCAGTCTGCAATGGCCTTGAATTCTCTGTATCCTGATGGCTGGTTTGCCCTAGGGGCTGCTGCATTAAAG GATGGGGATATTGAGAAGGCACTAGATGGCTTCACTCGGGCTGTTCagcttgatcctgaaaatgggGAGGCATGGAATAATATTGCTTGTTT GCATATGATAAAAGGGAAGAGTAAAGAAGCTTTTATGGCATTTAGAGAAGCACTGAAGTTCAA ACGAAACAACTACCAACTGTGGGAGAACTACAGCCATGTTGCTTTAGATGTTGGCAATGTTGCTCAG GCTCTAGAAGCTACGCGGAAGGTGTTGGATCTTACTAATAATAAGAGAATTGATGCTGAGTTGTTGGAAAGAATTATGACAGAGGTGGAAAGCATGGCTTCACCTACTACTAATTCAGCAATGACTGATGATGGAGATAACTTTCCCGTCAGTGGGACCACAAATGCAGAATCTGATGTGGGAAAATCTCGGGAAGCTGAGCACTTAGTAGAGTTTCTTGGAAAAGTTCTACAACAGGTGCATTTCACTTCTACTTGTGCTTCCCTAACTCAAATATGtgtatactttgtagtaaatatgCACCTTTCACCCATAaccttgtttctctttatagACTTATGA